Proteins co-encoded in one Dama dama isolate Ldn47 chromosome 2, ASM3311817v1, whole genome shotgun sequence genomic window:
- the LOC133074149 gene encoding nuclear nucleic acid-binding protein C1D has translation MAGEGINEDYPVEIHEYLSAFENSIGAVDEMLKTMMSVSRNELLQKLDPLEQAKVDLVSAYTLNSMFWVYLATQGVNPKEHPVKQELERIRVYMNRVKEITDKKKAGKLDRGAASRFVKNALWEPKPKNASKVANKGKSKN, from the coding sequence ATGGCAGGTGAAGGAATTAATGAAGACTATCCAGTAGAAATTCATGAATATTTATCAGCATTTGAGAATTCCATTGGTGCTGTGGATGAAATGCTGAAGACCATGATGTCTGTTTCTAGAAATGAGTTGTTGCAGAAGTTGGACCCACTTGAACAGGCAAAAGTGGATTTAGTTTCTGCTTACACACTGAATTCaatgttttgggtttatttggcAACTCAGGGAGTCAATCCCAAGGAACATCCAGTAAAGCAGGAATTGGAGAGAATCAGAGTATACATGAACAGAGTCAAGGAAATAACAGACAAGAAAAAGGCTGGCAAGCTGGACAGGGGTGCGGCTTCAAGATTTGTAAAAAATGCCCTTTGGGAACCAAAACCTAAAAATGCATCCAAAGTTGCcaataaaggaaaaagtaaaaattaa